TAGAAAAAATAAGGTATGGCAGTGGCATACCTTGCCTCCATGGTCCTCCGCCACTGGGTAGGGAGTAGATTTTTTTCGCTCCTCATATTATGCGGAATCGGATGAATCGGTGCTGCTCGATTCTCGTGCGGAGCACGTGACAAAGTTGTTGTTTGGGAGAGTTGTTGTTTGGCAGCGCTCCCGTGATTATAAAAAATTATAATCTCTATTTGAAAAAATAGAGATtataaaaattataaaaatataatAAATTTGATACTAAAATTTCGGAGCAATAATCTATAATCTGGTGGCTGTTTGGATTCTTAGACGTTATATCAAATATAGGTAatctgttatagaatttctagaATAACTTGtattttgggacggagggagtaagaATCTAGGTAGTATTATCTACTATTAGCTAGGCAAAATCGAATTATGAGATTATAGAAATCTGGCTAGTTAGATTTTTTTAATCTGACTGTTTGGATCGGTTATAGATTTTTTTTTAATCTGAATGCATAATCTCTAGCCAATCCAAACACCACGTAAGTTTATAGAAAATATTGTAACGTTTATGACTCCAGCAAATATTATAGAAAATATTTCATGATAAATATAATTAAAATTATTTGGTATCATAAATAATATtatttttacatatatttagtCAAAGTTGAGATAGATTGATTTAGTAGAAAGCTATAATTGCATCTTTTTAAGATAGAGTGAGTATTATTTTTGCTTGTAATACCTTTTTCTGTTAAGATAAGATTAGACTTTGGAGGCAGCCAAGTAGGGTTCGAAGTTCATACTCATTATGAGTCCTCCAAAGCAGTGGTGGATACGGCAATGGTTTTTTTTGGGTGGGGGAGGCTCCTTCCTCAACCTCTccatttttcttctttccttccctcttttctctctctaaTCTTTATTTCTCATTCATCGATGCACCAACCCACCTCCCTAGATCCACCCCTGCTCCAAACCTAGTGAGAGTGAAGAGAGGATGGAGGCATTGGAAACGATCGGCCTAATGCTCAGGAAGAAATTGAGGGCTACTATAGGTATTTTCAAGCGGCCATGGATAGGAGTCATTGCCAGGGCGCTAGAAACACAATCCTTATGAATAATATCACCTATGCTTAGGTGTCTATGATATTGAGAAGGACGTCACTTTCTCGTGGCATCGGATGGTGGACAACTCGTACAAAACCTAACTTTGTATATATAGGCAATGTTGTGCAAGGTGAATGGATTTCCGGTACGATAAACCTATATAGAAAGCTGGTGCCGGTAAAAGTCAAGTTCTTCTGCTCGTTGATTCTGTAGTCTCCTTTAGAACAGCACGACATGGCCTTCAGAGCATAATGTAAATTTGTTCTGTGATCATGCAGATGACTTGGTAGTTCAGCTCTTCTACAATTACTATCTAATAATGAAATAATTAAGGTGGCACTCGCTACCATGATAGGCATGCCACTGGTGCTACCGCAATCCGTCGAGTTGATCGCTAGCTTCTTATGCTTTGGAAGTTGGAACTTGTGGTTGGAATGCAACGCCCCACTATTCTGAAACGTGAAAACGACGAGCGTATTCAGTTGGGCATCAGAGCCAAGCAACGGATGTTGGGGTGGCCGCGGAGTGCTCGCTAGCCTGGGCCAGCACTGGTACTCCGTCCCAGGCAGGGCCCAGGGAGAGAGAGGACCACCCAAGCGAAGCAGAGAAAACGAGAAGCCCCGGCACGATGGATCCCAGCACACGGTATTCCGTCGGCCCAAAAGCCGAAGAAAAACCATCGCGGCCGCGACGCGCACCGAGCAAGAGAAACACGCTCCGATAACGTATCGCCCACAATCCTCCACGTCTCCCGCACCTGCCTTTTATTGCTGCCTGCACTGCACATCTGCGCATCCCTATCCTCTACTCCGATCCCCCGCCCGGCCGCCCGCCTTCGCATCCGGCATCCCCCACCTcgccctctcccctctctctaaAGTCTAAAcccacgcccgccgccgccgccgcaagggGGGCGCCCGACGCCGGCGCGATGGCCATGCGGGTGGTGCGGAACCTGGACCTGGAGCGGTACGCGGGGCGGTGGTACGAGATCGCGTGCTTCCCGTCCACGTTCCAGCCCAAGACGGGCACCAACACGCGCGCCACCTACGCGCTCAACCCGGACGGCACCGTGCGGGTGCTCAACGAGACGTGGAccgacggccgccgcggccacaTCGAGGGCACGGCGTGGCGCGCCGacccggccggcgacgaggccAAGCTCCGGGTCCGCTTCTTCGTGCCGCCCTTCCTCCCCGTCTTCCCCGTCACCGGCGACTACTGGGTGCTCCACGTCGACGCCGACTACCAGTACGCGCTCGTCGGCCAGCCCTCCAGGAAGTACCTCTGGGTGCGTGCGTGCCGAAACCCTTCCCAATTCTCCATCCGATTGCCGATTCCTTTGCTCGTAAAAATAACACGCATCTCAGCATCTGTGACTGGTGTGGCTGATCTCTCTGATTTGCTTGCGCGCAGATCCTGTGCAGGCAGCCGCACATGGACGAGGCCGTGTACAGCGAGCTGGTGGAGCGGGCCAAGGAGGAGGGGTACGACGTGTCGAAGCTCCGCAAGACGGCGCACCCGGACCCGCCGCCGGAGAGCGAGGAGAGCCCCAGGGACGGCGGGATGTGGTGGCTCAAGTCCCTCTTTGGCAAGTAGAGGGCGCTGCTTCTGCCTGCGGCTGCGCCGATCGAGCAGACGGGCGGCGTTCGTAGTCCGGTGTCTACTGCTAGCTACTGCCGTTTTACCGCGTGTACACTCAGTACTACTACTTCGGGATGAAGAGATCAAGTTCGTTCCTTGTTATGGATGCTGCTGCGATCTGCGAATGGCGAACCTGTGTTTTGTTTGGTCGGTGTTTACCCGTTTTGAAATGAACTTGGACTCGGAGTCAATAGCATTTCTGTGGTTATGTCCTGAACTTAAATGGAATGGATTCATTCCAATTTGTGAAAATGGAGCCGCTCCGTTGTACGTTTGGTAAGCAGAACGGAGCTTTATTTTTTATTTGGTCGGAGAGTGTGCTAGAGTAGaactattttatttattttattctgtgtttggttggagagccaGGTGAGCGTGGTtaccttctttcttcttttttgtTGTGGTGAGCTTACCACCATAAAATGCACCATAATTAACTGAGTTTTAACATGATATAATATGCAATTAATTGACTTTTAATATGATATAATATGTAGAATTAATCTCAAGTGCATTGTTCAAGACACAGATAAAAGTACAACGCATATATGAGTTCAAATCAACCGAAATAACTAGACTAACCAACATAAAGGCAGCAGCCATCATGACACTAACCATGACCCACAAGCTTGAAGTTCTCACCATCGAAACTCGAAAACCGCGATAGCTTCCAATCGGATGGTAGATTCACGAAAGCATAGGCATCATTGGGATGCCTAACCAAGTGATGATAGTATCGAGTCTTGTGGTGAAGCTCAAAATCTGGAAGACTGTCCACGGCTTCAAACAAACCATCTGATAAAGCATTGCTTGCTTTCTCTACTGTCTTTACTAGTCTTTGGTTGCCACGACCAAATGCTTCAACCAAGCAATCAACAGTAGTGTTGGCTCTCTTAGCTGATTTAGCTGATGAAGATATATGATCATTGATAATATTTTTACCAATACCATGGTTCAGCCCGTCACTTTCTGCAATAGCAACACCCCGTTGCTCACGCTTTCCGGTAAAAGCGAGCCGTTCCATTCCACCTCCATTCGTCccaccaaccaaacacacctTCATTAAAACTGCATGCCGATCAGTTCAGTTGTAGAAACGCGGTGGAAGTTTGACGGAGACGGGCAGGATTCGCGCACGACCTCATCTACTCCGGCGGGTGTCCTGTCCTAGTCACGCCATGCGCGCAGTGTCGATCCATCGGGTCACACGGTGTGAAGCGAGGAGGTGTGGCGCGGCCGACGTGTGCCGTGCCCGTGGCGACAGCCGTCGAGGAGCGTGGCACGCGTGGGCATGGCGTGCCCGGCGCGAGCCGGCTAGCCCGGGTGCCGGACtggcgacggcgggggcggggcgcgCGCTACGCGTGAGATGTCACGTATTCGGGCGGGCCATCGGAAATCTGATCTTCATCGTATTCGGGCGGGCCATCGGAACCCTCCCGCACTAATCTCCTCACTTTTGAGCCAAACTAATTTCCAGGTATGCTTGCACTGCAGCCCAACCCACCCTCCCTCCGCTCTCGAAAGAGAAAAAAGAAACGGCCCAACTTTGTGCGGCCCGCTCCGCCACTGATGCCCGTCATTCGGTGGGCCTGACGACTCCCAACGCAACGCCGATCGCGCGCCGCCGCACCGCTCCCCCTCCCCGtctccacgcgccgccgccgctcccaccCGTGCCGTCCAACCCGCCGCGCACCCCGCGCCCACCACCGCTTACCCGCTCTTCGGCACCGGCCGTGCTCAGCGTCTGGTCCCGACACTGGCGGCATGGCTgcccctcgcgccgccgccgccgccgccgcgtcggcgAAGCAGGTGACGAGGCGGAACTTCGCTGAGGCCGTGCGGGATCTGGGGGCCCACCTGGAGTCCTGCGACTAcgtggccgtggcggcgcagaAGACGGGCGCACCCACCGGGTGGCGCCGCGCGCTGCCGGTGGACACCGCGGAGACGGCGTACCTCAAGGCAAAGCTCGCCGCGGAGTCCTTCCAGCCGCTCCAGATCGCCGTCTGCCCCTTCCTGCTGCGCAACTCCTCTCCCTCTACACTCGTCGCTTACCCGTAAGCAGCTCTCTCTCACCCATCTCCCGCATGAAACATCAACAATTGGGATTTCAGTCGCGGTGTTCTGTCGAGCCATGTTGTGCCCGCTGCAACAGACGGCTAGGTGATTTAGCTATTAGTTTGGGCAATGGGTGTAGCGTATCAGCCTATTATTTTGCAGGCTCAGCTTGAGGCGTTGCATCCAGCTTGACTGCTTCAGGCGTTTAGTCCAACACCTTGTGTGTATAAACGGAATGCTGCTGCTTTTAGGGAAATGTGAACATTGTAACTCTAGTAGATAAATGGAAACTTGCATCAACGATTTCTGAAGCTTAGTTGTTCTGTCACAGTAAGCAATACTATATCCATGTCATGTCCTGAAGAGGTTCAACCAGAAATGGTACGTGAGGAAGAAAACTAGCATGATAGTTTCAGTTCTGCATAAGGTTGCAGGCAGTCAAAAGACGTAGAACTTCAACTGTATAATCAATAGTCAGAagacaaaataaataaaaacggCTACATCTGTATAGGGGAAACGTATTGAACGTGAAATCCTGAACAAATAAGGTGAAATCATAGAATGAAACTCGTATACTTTTAGTTAGTTTAAAACGTCCCCAGGTTCACAAGTACACTCCCATGCTTTGATATCAAACAAGCAACGATGAAGTCTATAGTCTGAATTGTGTTAGGTTAATTCTATGCTTCGATGAATGCCAAAGATGATCATCTAAGTTAGCAGAAATATTTTGAGGAAGACTCAACTAGGAACCAGGAGTATCTATCCAGGGCTTTGGTGTATGTCCAAATTCTCCTGTGAAGGGATAGCTGGTTCAGATGGCACTTCATGTTTAGTTTCCTTGAGCACTAGCCTTGCGTGGCAAGGTTGGGCAAGGTGCAGGCAAACCTTGCTAGGGAGCAGGGCCAATTTGGCTCTCCCTCAAAAGTAAAGAAACCAGTGTGCACTCTGCCCAAACTCAGACCAAGCAAAGGGACTAGGGACCCAACATGCTTGCTTGTCCTCTAACCTTGCTAGGCAAGACTAGGCAAGAAAATCAGACATACCTAGCAATCAAATGAAGCATGTTATGTGAACTAGCCACCAAACCAATAGGCAATGAGGCATCACACAGAATAACCTCTTCTGGGTTTTATTATTCCTGTTGGAAGAAAGTTCTGACCATAGTACCATTCAAAATGTGTCGGTTAAGATCTCTTAAATAATATTCATTGCTCATTGCTCTAGTATGCATGGTAGTTGAGACCACTAAACTTTGCATTCTTCACTCTTTTTTGTATAATCATCCTTTTCCTGTTTGGTAACAACAAATTCCAAGATCCTTTTTGGTAAATGATTATATTAGCTTCAGAGGGTTTGATGAATAGATAACAAATCCAGGTCTCCTTGATAACATTGCTGTCCGATGTATCTTTTCTTCGGTCTatcctttttatttttattattaTGATATAttattgctgatgctttgtgcCTGTGGGTGCTTTGGTTATACAGGTACAATTTTCACATATTTCCTAGAGATGAACTTCAGTTAGGAATGCCTTCGTACAGTTTCTCCTGTCAATCTTCTTATTTATCAACTATGGCTAATGATGGCTTTGATTTCAATATGTGCATTTATGATGGTGAGTAGTAAGCTACGTGTCAAAGCAATTATTAGGTAAGGTTGTTTGATAAATAGGACTAATTCTCTGTTAACTGTATTGGCAGGTATATCTTATCTATCAAGGGTTCAAGAATCCTTTGCAAGGCAAAAGGTCTTTACTCCTCATCTTCGTCCACTATTGCCATCACAAAGCACATCAGTTGCTGATTCAGTTTTCAAAAGTAGAATAAAGTCAAGGATAATGCACTGGAGAAAAGGATATGCAGAACCAAATAAAAAGGATGATGGTAGGTTACTCTCCATAAATGCTGACCCTCATCATCGCCTTTCACTTTtgctcctttttttttctcaaacACGCAGGAGAACTGCGTGTGATTGCATTTACAGAAATTTGTCTTGTTCACTTAGATTGTTCCTAATATTGTCTTCTTATTGTGCAGGTTCTTTGGTTAGTTCCCTTTGTAGATTAATTTTGGGTGGTGAAACATATGGTTCCAGGCCCAGTATTAGTATTGATGTCTGCAGTGATCAGCAAGTTCAACTGGTCTTGGAGGTGTGGTTGTACAACTTAAGTCTGATGTTTTCTCTAAAATAATAAGAAGAAATGGTTTTGTACTGGTAGATTCCTTTGCTCATGCTCTTTGGTTGCAACTGTCAATGCCTGCAAAGAGCTGAAGGATGCAAAATTTCATGTCTAGTTGAAATAAACTGCTCTGTATGTGAGTGTAGGAAACTATGATTACTAAAATTGGTTGATCCAAATGTTGTTTTTGAATCCCCTGTTTTTTATAGAGCCAAATAGTAACTGCAGAGAACTGGAGCATTCTTTAACTATTTTTGAGTTATTCTACAGGCAGCAAACCATATCTCTGATGACCTTGTACCTCTTGTTGTTCCGGACAAAGCTGGAGCTGCTAGGGCTGTGTGTGTGATATTTACTAGTTCGAAAGAGGATAAGAATCTTCTCCTGGTTCGTATCTCTGCTTATCTAGATAACAGCAGCAAGCATTGTGTACAATGTATTAGAAGTATAAAAAAAAAAGTTGATTTCATACGGAACTCGCTTGCAGATGGATATCCAGCAATCAACAGAGGAAAAATTCCGTGGATTTAGAGAAGTTATTGATCTACTATCATCTTCACAAAAGCCAATCGTATCGTACAATTGCTTGAATGGTAGGTTGATGCATCACCAATTTGCACAATTATATGGCTCGTTAACCACTTGATCATGTCTGTTTTCCCTCTTTCTCACAGATCTGACAATGATGCACTCCAAATTTGTTGCGCCTCTTCCGCCAAACATGCATGAATTTATGTGTTCTTTAAAAATGGTCTTCTCCAATGTTGTTGATGTCAGCCACTTGTGGAGACAAATTGGCCCCTTGAGAAAAGCGAAGAATATACAAGCTGCTCTCAGTTACTTACAAAGACAATACTTTGTGCCGATTGAAATTAAAATACCAGAGCAAGGTACAGTTCCAGCTAATATTATTCACACATCATGTCTTTATATTAAACCATGTCACATTGTCACCTTTGCCCTCTTGGTTAGCAAACAGAATTTGGTATAGTATTGGTAACTAGTAACATGAGCATCAAATTGCTGTATACATCATCATAGTGCTTCCTcactagcattttaattaaacCGTCTCTCTCCTTtgtcttttgcacagatggtaccagcggtGTAACAAAAAATGAGCAAAATGTTCTGAGAATAACAAAATTATTTGCTAAACTAAGCAACTTACTAAAGATAGGTCCTGAGTACCAATTAAAATCTGGTGAGCAGTATGCTGCAGTTGAAGAGTATTGTAACGTCTTTTATCCAAGTTGTATGGTTGAAGATTCTGATGATGTTGACTTTGCTAATGAGCCAGACACCGCAAAAGCTGTGAGCACTGATAACATCATTTTCTTGTGGGGCTTCAGGGGAAAATCTGTCAAGGAGTTGAAATCTTACCTTCCTGGCTTACATCAGATCTTCTCAGAAGATTTTGAGGTCAAGTTGTTGGATAAGACATGCTCAGCTTTAATATTCTGCAATTCTGATACTGCAATGCAGTTACTAAAAGAAATAAGCTCAGAAAGCCCATCATTAAATAGTTTCTTCTCAGAAGGTCTGAAAGCTGCAGGTTTTGAAGTGTACAGAAAGGTTTGCAGGTTAGGACTTTGGGATTCAGATTTAGCTGAGGCCCTGGAGGGTGTTTCGTCTGAAGTAGCTGCTTCAACACTTTCTGAGTGCAATTCCTCTCAGATATACTGGAATAGTTCGTTGATGCTAGATCTGAAAGAGTATTTGTAGTGCTAAAACATTATCTAGCCCCTTTGTTATTTCAAGTC
The Panicum hallii strain FIL2 chromosome 6, PHallii_v3.1, whole genome shotgun sequence genome window above contains:
- the LOC112896208 gene encoding temperature-induced lipocalin-1, with amino-acid sequence MAMRVVRNLDLERYAGRWYEIACFPSTFQPKTGTNTRATYALNPDGTVRVLNETWTDGRRGHIEGTAWRADPAGDEAKLRVRFFVPPFLPVFPVTGDYWVLHVDADYQYALVGQPSRKYLWILCRQPHMDEAVYSELVERAKEEGYDVSKLRKTAHPDPPPESEESPRDGGMWWLKSLFGK
- the LOC112898587 gene encoding poly(A)-specific ribonuclease PARN-like: MAAPRAAAAAAASAKQVTRRNFAEAVRDLGAHLESCDYVAVAAQKTGAPTGWRRALPVDTAETAYLKAKLAAESFQPLQIAVCPFLLRNSSPSTLVAYPYNFHIFPRDELQLGMPSYSFSCQSSYLSTMANDGFDFNMCIYDGISYLSRVQESFARQKVFTPHLRPLLPSQSTSVADSVFKSRIKSRIMHWRKGYAEPNKKDDGSLVSSLCRLILGGETYGSRPSISIDVCSDQQVQLVLEAANHISDDLVPLVVPDKAGAARAVCVIFTSSKEDKNLLLMDIQQSTEEKFRGFREVIDLLSSSQKPIVSYNCLNDLTMMHSKFVAPLPPNMHEFMCSLKMVFSNVVDVSHLWRQIGPLRKAKNIQAALSYLQRQYFVPIEIKIPEQDGTSGVTKNEQNVLRITKLFAKLSNLLKIGPEYQLKSGEQYAAVEEYCNVFYPSCMVEDSDDVDFANEPDTAKAVSTDNIIFLWGFRGKSVKELKSYLPGLHQIFSEDFEVKLLDKTCSALIFCNSDTAMQLLKEISSESPSLNSFFSEGLKAAGFEVYRKVCRLGLWDSDLAEALEGVSSEVAASTLSECNSSQIYWNSSLMLDLKEYL